In the genome of Cryptosporangium minutisporangium, one region contains:
- a CDS encoding VOC family protein, whose product MDATESDAEALGRFWADVLGTTLTEGAGSGYRVEARPEASRATQIWVNVVPEARIGKTRVHLDLRLPEPDPSPLVALGARVVTEPGADPWWVLADPDGNLFCAFPPRPGAPAVTEVPAAPFELVVDCGDSLAQATWWAAQVGGEVRQAEHGEYAWIEGAAGFPWDAWVFGPVPEPKGVKNRVHWDVTLEGPDPEPLLAAGAVLLRRPDDDIRWWILADPEGNEFCAFPADQQE is encoded by the coding sequence GTGGACGCCACGGAGTCCGACGCCGAAGCGCTGGGCCGGTTCTGGGCCGACGTACTCGGAACGACGCTCACCGAAGGCGCAGGCTCGGGGTACCGCGTCGAGGCGAGACCTGAGGCGTCCCGGGCAACCCAGATCTGGGTCAACGTCGTTCCGGAAGCCCGGATCGGGAAGACCCGCGTCCACCTCGACCTGCGGCTGCCGGAGCCCGACCCGTCCCCGCTGGTGGCGCTCGGCGCCCGGGTGGTCACCGAGCCGGGCGCCGATCCGTGGTGGGTGCTCGCCGACCCGGACGGCAATCTGTTCTGCGCGTTCCCACCGAGGCCCGGTGCGCCGGCGGTCACCGAGGTCCCGGCGGCCCCGTTCGAGCTGGTCGTCGACTGTGGGGACTCGCTGGCCCAGGCGACGTGGTGGGCGGCGCAAGTCGGCGGCGAGGTGCGGCAGGCCGAGCACGGGGAGTACGCCTGGATCGAGGGTGCTGCGGGCTTCCCGTGGGACGCCTGGGTGTTCGGCCCGGTGCCGGAGCCGAAGGGCGTGAAGAACCGAGTGCACTGGGACGTCACGCTCGAAGGTCCCGATCCCGAGCCGCTGCTCGCCGCCGGGGCGGTCCTGCTCCGCCGCCCGGACGACGACATCCGGTGGTGGATCCTGGCCGACCCGGAGGGCAATGAGTTCTGTGCCTTCCCCGCCGATCAGCAGGAGTAG